From Methanolobus chelungpuianus, a single genomic window includes:
- a CDS encoding phosphate uptake regulator PhoU, protein MFYIFVKNKAVRGIIIETRKVQQTGGSTYIISLPKTWADKVGIKTGSRLSLYPQPDGKLIIDPIHDAPPVKKCQIDVTGRMGDILKRDIIAAYLVGSDIIEIKADRILADQKNIIREMCYKLIGPEIIEETAKKVVIQDLLNPDEISIKKSVRRMFLISNSMHMDAVKAIRTLDTDLALDVDHRDDDVDRLFLLTAKQYRAVLRGAKLPDAADASIDEYHDLRMAAGPIERIADHARKIARVTFLLKQPIPDDVMDMIERTSDLSRKIVEDAIDSLYNFDVDLANQVIERVAKMEPLLTHLYEASLRIESHESIVALGTVVDSIDRTADYGANVAEIAINSAMARQK, encoded by the coding sequence ATGTTCTATATATTCGTCAAAAACAAGGCCGTTAGAGGGATTATAATAGAAACAAGAAAAGTTCAGCAAACGGGTGGCTCCACATATATTATTTCCCTTCCCAAGACATGGGCGGATAAGGTCGGTATCAAGACCGGCAGCAGGCTCAGTTTATATCCCCAGCCGGATGGGAAACTTATCATCGACCCGATACATGATGCTCCTCCTGTAAAGAAATGTCAGATAGATGTTACCGGAAGGATGGGCGATATCCTCAAAAGGGACATAATAGCTGCGTATCTTGTAGGTTCTGACATCATCGAGATTAAAGCTGATCGCATCCTTGCGGACCAGAAGAACATAATCCGGGAGATGTGCTACAAGCTTATCGGCCCGGAGATAATAGAGGAGACCGCAAAGAAAGTGGTCATTCAGGATCTGCTCAATCCCGATGAGATCTCGATAAAAAAAAGTGTACGCCGGATGTTCCTTATATCGAATTCCATGCATATGGACGCAGTAAAGGCGATCAGGACCCTTGATACTGATCTGGCTCTGGATGTTGATCACAGGGATGATGATGTTGACCGCTTATTCCTCCTGACAGCAAAACAGTATCGTGCGGTGCTCAGGGGGGCAAAGCTCCCGGATGCTGCTGATGCTTCAATAGATGAATACCACGACCTGAGGATGGCGGCAGGCCCTATAGAGCGCATTGCTGATCATGCCCGTAAGATCGCCAGAGTGACTTTCTTACTGAAGCAGCCTATACCTGATGATGTAATGGACATGATAGAAAGGACAAGCGACCTCTCCAGGAAGATAGTTGAGGATGCTATAGATTCTCTATATAATTTTGATGTGGATCTTGCCAACCAGGTTATCGAGAGGGTCGCAAAGATGGAACCCTTGCTCACGCACCTCTACGAGGCCAGCCTGAGGATAGAATCCCACGAGTCAATTGTCGCTCTGGGAACCGTTGTCGACAGTATTGACAGGACCGCTGATTATGGTGCCAATGTTGCGGAGATTGCCATAAATTCAGCAATGGCACGGCAGAAATAA
- a CDS encoding Dna2/Cas4 domain-containing protein, producing the protein MFLKKHKTNVNISELVLYFSCPRKVYYAQRDSRASATLSFPQVEHMILRETGLSYPELLKTYSSKDEELFRALEELLFRTAEEIKFIHPEELADVPADIIEEATGNLQSGLRNISDNLLSFLRTESDTGLVRQLESFRPGSLFHSELLGLSGIPAGIVDIDGTLSPLIIKTGRCPDNGLWANDRLHLAALAMLLEEAGASPVKTGIATYARQGVIRRMNIRSDDRRQVLSVLPKVRRIKDGSMPDRKESALCENCAHSPVCNVQSSLASKFF; encoded by the coding sequence ATGTTTCTTAAAAAGCATAAAACCAATGTCAATATTTCCGAACTTGTCCTCTACTTCTCATGCCCGAGGAAAGTATATTATGCCCAGAGGGATAGCCGTGCATCCGCTACACTTTCTTTTCCCCAGGTAGAGCATATGATCCTCAGGGAAACGGGTCTGTCCTACCCGGAACTGTTGAAAACGTATTCGTCAAAAGACGAAGAGCTTTTCAGGGCCCTGGAAGAACTGCTGTTCAGGACGGCTGAGGAAATAAAGTTCATACATCCGGAGGAACTGGCAGATGTCCCGGCAGATATAATAGAGGAAGCTACCGGGAATCTGCAGTCTGGTCTCAGGAACATTAGTGACAACCTCCTCTCCTTCTTACGCACTGAATCTGATACAGGACTGGTGCGGCAGCTTGAGTCCTTTAGGCCAGGCTCGCTTTTCCATTCTGAACTGCTTGGTCTCAGTGGCATACCTGCCGGCATTGTTGACATCGATGGCACTCTTTCGCCGCTGATAATCAAGACCGGCAGATGCCCTGATAATGGTCTCTGGGCCAATGACCGCCTGCATCTGGCAGCTCTTGCGATGCTGCTGGAAGAGGCCGGCGCTTCTCCTGTAAAGACTGGTATTGCAACCTATGCAAGACAAGGTGTGATCCGCAGGATGAACATACGTTCTGACGACCGCAGGCAGGTGCTCAGCGTGCTCCCCAAGGTTCGCAGGATCAAGGACGGCTCCATGCCTGACCGGAAAGAAAGCGCCCTGTGCGAGAACTGTGCACATTCTCCTGTGTGCAATGTGCAATCTTCCCTTGCCTCCAAGTTCTTTTAA
- a CDS encoding helix-turn-helix transcriptional regulator gives MKSKGLLSILTFSEKRKDILFLLERAPSTLSEIRDHFNVSSPEISPRIKEMEAANLIQRVDKHYHITSIGKAIAKHYKPFLDILETIEKNESFWSEHLVDDIPLFMLERMADLYECEVIADPLENIYESHKIFQQNIIKSTTLKGVSTIFIPSYPDFFVDLAKDRIPAELVLTEKVFSKVISEHRDKLQVFLDSPCSELYIIEDARVAFVVTDYFFSLSLFYANGSYDPRNDMVGYDESALKWGNDLFEYYKGMSRKITSI, from the coding sequence GTGAAATCAAAAGGATTGCTGAGCATATTGACCTTTTCTGAAAAAAGGAAGGACATTCTATTCCTGCTTGAGCGGGCTCCGAGCACTCTCTCGGAAATAAGGGACCACTTCAACGTGTCTTCCCCTGAGATCTCTCCCCGAATCAAGGAAATGGAAGCGGCTAACCTAATCCAGCGGGTCGATAAACATTATCACATAACATCCATAGGGAAGGCAATAGCTAAACATTATAAGCCGTTCCTGGATATACTGGAGACCATAGAGAAGAATGAGTCTTTCTGGTCGGAACACCTTGTGGATGACATCCCGCTTTTTATGCTCGAAAGAATGGCAGACCTATATGAGTGCGAAGTGATTGCGGACCCGCTCGAGAACATTTATGAATCTCATAAGATATTCCAGCAGAATATTATTAAATCAACTACCTTAAAAGGTGTCTCCACCATATTTATCCCGAGCTATCCTGATTTTTTTGTTGACCTCGCCAAGGACAGGATACCTGCAGAACTGGTATTGACAGAAAAGGTATTTTCGAAGGTAATATCTGAACACAGGGACAAACTGCAGGTATTCTTGGACTCTCCCTGTTCGGAACTTTACATCATCGAAGACGCCCGGGTTGCTTTTGTGGTTACGGACTATTTCTTCTCACTCTCTTTGTTCTATGCCAACGGATCCTATGACCCCCGTAACGACATGGTGGGCTATGACGAGTCTGCACTTAAATGGGGAAATGATCTTTTCGAGTACTATAAAGGTATGTCCCGCAAGATCACCTCCATTTGA
- the hxlB gene encoding 6-phospho-3-hexuloisomerase, translating to MADANTPECTECYHLKSSILLMAHHLERVAQELDDDSIKQMLSAILKARRIFVLGAGRSGLVGRAFAMRLMHLGLSSHVVGETTTPAVSTEDTIVAISGSGQTRSVSDLGKVAKDIGATVIAITSNKDSKLGNLSDVVVVLPGRTKDDAGGYLERHMRGEYTYLTPLGTSFETSASVFLDAVIAELIYITGASEADLKSKHTNIE from the coding sequence ATGGCAGATGCAAACACTCCCGAATGTACAGAATGTTATCATCTTAAATCTTCTATACTCCTTATGGCCCACCATCTTGAAAGGGTCGCACAGGAACTCGATGACGATTCCATAAAGCAGATGCTTTCAGCCATCCTGAAGGCAAGACGTATCTTCGTCCTGGGTGCGGGAAGATCCGGACTTGTTGGTCGTGCTTTTGCCATGAGGCTCATGCACCTTGGCCTTTCTTCCCACGTGGTCGGTGAGACAACAACACCGGCAGTCAGCACTGAGGACACCATCGTTGCCATATCCGGTTCAGGCCAGACCCGCTCAGTATCGGACCTTGGGAAAGTTGCCAAGGATATCGGGGCTACGGTCATAGCCATAACCTCCAACAAGGATTCAAAGCTGGGTAACCTTTCGGATGTAGTCGTGGTGCTTCCCGGAAGGACCAAGGACGATGCAGGAGGATACCTGGAGCGCCACATGCGCGGTGAATACACGTACCTCACTCCGCTTGGCACGTCCTTCGAAACCTCTGCAAGCGTGTTCCTTGATGCCGTTATCGCCGAACTCATCTACATCACAGGCGCATCGGAAGCTGACCTCAAGTCCAAGCACACCAATATCGAATAA
- a CDS encoding phosphoadenosine phosphosulfate reductase family protein → MSKPLYLGELLLHWCPSCNVPVLGKKCSCGSGAGQVTITPPGDIRPAFGYEIGLINSVSTRQFNAPLLPEDRVVVLNKSPYDDRMEEIIVDGEVVGNIRFELEPLKWTLLLRIAGARRIFDSADHSSLKGWVVIDHGAEKFILEGASVLAPGVFDADPDITETDEVVVLTRDGKVLATGRARMSGARMLERGKGVAVKVRTKEVPADITVPSGGQTWDDVVVANERYLEDFAERSRSFIRNVASSVDRPVTVSYSGGKDSLAVLHLVSECMDDYELLFADTGIEFPETVQNALEVAGLYGKPLRSISSGNAFWDSIVNFGPPSVEARWCCKVCKLGPITQIIDENYEDGCLTFIGQRKYESDTRAKSESVWKNPWVGNQVAAAPIQNWTAMHVWLYLFKNKLPYNPLYEKGFDRIGCWLCPSCSLADLIRLKDTHPEMERKLNNYLLSYAKGMGLSEEWVQYGLWRWKKLPPQLKEIASRKGIGLIPRSDVPAVLNFTVTSGYRPCKQGGVSAEGNFNTAIDLEKLEATSMLEAVGSASYMEGVVSLLHGEDRAQVFASGTVTARSDTDRKARSLMHNVELSVRRALLCSGCGVCVGKCPHGKIRVLRGAAVIGEGCTHCGKCIEVCPVVRFTP, encoded by the coding sequence ATGTCAAAGCCTCTTTATCTTGGTGAACTGCTCCTTCATTGGTGCCCCTCATGTAATGTACCTGTACTTGGAAAGAAATGCTCCTGCGGCTCCGGTGCAGGCCAGGTGACGATAACGCCCCCGGGGGATATCAGGCCCGCATTCGGATATGAGATCGGCCTTATCAATTCAGTTTCCACAAGACAGTTCAATGCTCCTCTTTTACCGGAGGACCGCGTAGTTGTGCTGAACAAGTCTCCCTATGATGACCGGATGGAGGAGATCATCGTTGATGGCGAGGTTGTGGGCAACATCAGGTTCGAGCTTGAACCTCTCAAATGGACGCTGCTCCTGAGAATTGCCGGTGCCAGGCGCATATTTGACAGCGCCGATCATTCTTCCCTGAAAGGATGGGTGGTCATAGACCATGGTGCCGAGAAGTTCATTCTCGAGGGCGCCAGCGTTCTCGCGCCGGGAGTCTTTGATGCCGATCCCGACATCACGGAGACCGATGAGGTAGTGGTGCTCACACGTGACGGAAAGGTGCTTGCAACGGGCAGGGCCCGCATGTCAGGTGCCAGGATGCTTGAAAGGGGCAAGGGTGTGGCAGTGAAGGTGCGCACCAAGGAAGTCCCTGCAGATATAACAGTTCCTTCAGGCGGCCAGACCTGGGATGATGTCGTCGTAGCAAATGAGAGATATCTTGAGGACTTTGCCGAGCGCTCTCGCAGCTTCATCCGCAACGTAGCTTCCTCTGTGGACAGGCCGGTGACAGTGTCCTATTCCGGAGGCAAGGACAGCCTTGCGGTACTGCACCTGGTGAGCGAATGTATGGATGACTATGAGCTCCTGTTCGCTGATACGGGGATCGAGTTCCCCGAGACCGTTCAGAATGCCCTTGAGGTTGCAGGACTGTATGGTAAGCCTCTCAGATCCATAAGTTCTGGCAATGCTTTCTGGGATTCCATAGTCAACTTCGGTCCTCCCAGCGTGGAGGCCAGATGGTGCTGCAAGGTCTGCAAGCTGGGTCCTATCACACAGATAATAGATGAGAACTATGAGGACGGATGCCTCACGTTCATAGGCCAGAGGAAGTATGAATCCGATACGCGTGCAAAAAGCGAGAGCGTCTGGAAGAATCCCTGGGTAGGCAACCAGGTTGCTGCAGCTCCTATCCAGAACTGGACAGCGATGCATGTCTGGCTGTATCTGTTCAAGAACAAACTGCCTTATAATCCTCTTTACGAGAAGGGTTTTGACAGGATCGGCTGCTGGCTCTGTCCCTCCTGCTCGCTGGCAGACCTTATAAGGCTCAAGGATACCCATCCCGAAATGGAGAGAAAGCTGAACAACTACCTGCTTTCCTATGCAAAGGGCATGGGTCTCTCGGAAGAATGGGTGCAGTACGGTCTCTGGAGATGGAAAAAACTGCCACCTCAGCTAAAGGAGATCGCATCCCGGAAAGGTATAGGTCTCATACCCCGAAGCGATGTTCCCGCAGTGCTGAACTTTACTGTCACTTCCGGGTACAGGCCATGTAAACAGGGTGGCGTCTCGGCAGAGGGTAATTTCAATACTGCTATCGATCTTGAGAAACTGGAGGCTACGTCCATGCTTGAGGCAGTCGGAAGTGCATCATATATGGAAGGCGTCGTTTCGCTGCTCCACGGCGAGGACAGGGCGCAGGTCTTTGCCTCGGGAACGGTGACAGCCCGCAGTGACACTGATAGGAAGGCACGGTCTCTGATGCACAATGTAGAGCTCTCGGTCAGAAGAGCACTGCTCTGCAGTGGCTGCGGAGTATGCGTGGGAAAATGCCCTCATGGTAAGATAAGGGTGCTCAGGGGAGCAGCTGTCATAGGAGAAGGCTGTACTCACTGCGGTAAGTGCATAGAGGTATGTCCTGTGGTCAGGTTCACTCCCTGA
- the purH gene encoding bifunctional phosphoribosylaminoimidazolecarboxamide formyltransferase/IMP cyclohydrolase, protein MLKRALLSVSDKTGIVDFARGLEKLDVQIISTGGTARILRDAGITVTDVSEVTGFPEMMGGRVKTLHPMIHGGILCVRDDHDHMGEAEKVNVQLIDMVAVNLYPFEVTVSKEGVLLEEAIENIDIGGPAMLRSAAKNYRSVTVICDPEDYGHVLKELRSSGVVSQKTREQLAVKAFRHTADYDATIDTYLSKELLGEEVLRMSFNEGVTLRYGENWHQDAKFYKEVGVSGPSLANARQLHGKELSYNNYIDADNALQTVKELGHGKAAVAIVKHNNPCGLATGNTLLQALQAAWDGDPISAFGSIICTNTVFDLKAAEFLNGKFVEIILAPGFEHDALEYLRNKSANLRLLELPSFNEEFAVDDTYKYIIGGMLKQARNIGIYDKWETVTKIPFPEELRSLSEFSLHACKCVKSNAVTLAYEYDEGCYMMLAMGAGQPNRVDSIRKLAATKARENLAVIYEREKVDMSFEDYCRQVLSKCVMASDAFFPFDDSIVHAAESGIMFILSPGGSIRDNEVIATADRLGVSMVFTGMRHFLH, encoded by the coding sequence TTGCTAAAAAGGGCACTGCTCAGCGTTTCTGACAAGACCGGAATTGTGGATTTTGCTCGGGGTCTCGAAAAGCTCGACGTACAGATCATTTCGACTGGCGGTACTGCGCGTATCCTGCGTGATGCAGGTATAACTGTTACAGACGTTTCAGAGGTTACCGGTTTTCCTGAAATGATGGGTGGCAGGGTAAAGACCCTTCATCCGATGATACACGGCGGGATCCTGTGCGTCCGTGACGACCATGACCATATGGGTGAGGCAGAGAAGGTGAATGTGCAGCTCATAGATATGGTTGCAGTGAACCTTTACCCCTTTGAGGTCACGGTCTCAAAAGAAGGGGTCCTGCTTGAGGAGGCCATAGAGAACATCGACATAGGCGGACCTGCAATGCTGCGCTCGGCCGCCAAGAACTATCGCTCAGTGACCGTTATCTGCGACCCGGAGGATTACGGGCATGTGCTCAAGGAACTGCGTTCAAGCGGGGTGGTCTCTCAGAAAACACGTGAGCAGCTGGCAGTAAAAGCCTTCAGGCATACTGCAGATTACGATGCGACCATAGACACTTATCTCAGCAAGGAGCTCCTTGGCGAGGAAGTCCTGCGCATGAGCTTCAACGAAGGTGTGACCCTCAGGTATGGCGAGAATTGGCATCAGGATGCAAAGTTCTATAAAGAGGTAGGAGTGTCCGGCCCCTCTCTTGCAAACGCGAGACAATTGCACGGTAAAGAGCTCTCCTATAACAATTATATTGACGCCGACAATGCCCTTCAGACCGTGAAAGAGCTCGGGCATGGAAAAGCTGCTGTTGCAATAGTCAAGCACAACAATCCCTGCGGCCTGGCCACAGGGAACACTCTTCTCCAGGCTCTTCAGGCAGCCTGGGACGGTGATCCCATATCCGCCTTCGGAAGCATTATCTGCACTAACACTGTGTTCGATCTCAAGGCAGCAGAATTCCTTAACGGTAAATTCGTCGAGATCATTCTTGCGCCGGGCTTTGAGCATGATGCGCTCGAATATCTGAGGAACAAGAGCGCAAATCTACGGCTGCTCGAGCTTCCCAGTTTCAACGAGGAGTTTGCGGTGGATGACACTTATAAATATATCATTGGCGGCATGCTGAAACAGGCCCGCAATATCGGCATATACGATAAGTGGGAAACCGTTACAAAGATCCCGTTCCCTGAGGAACTGCGCTCTCTTTCCGAGTTCAGCCTGCATGCATGCAAGTGCGTTAAATCCAATGCAGTGACCCTGGCTTACGAGTATGATGAAGGATGCTATATGATGCTTGCCATGGGAGCCGGGCAGCCCAACAGGGTGGATTCCATCAGGAAACTGGCAGCCACCAAGGCAAGGGAGAATCTGGCTGTTATCTATGAACGTGAAAAGGTCGATATGTCCTTTGAGGATTACTGCAGGCAGGTACTCTCAAAGTGTGTGATGGCCTCAGACGCCTTCTTCCCCTTTGATGACAGCATAGTCCACGCTGCTGAGAGCGGCATAATGTTCATCCTCTCGCCAGGCGGCTCCATAAGGGATAATGAAGTGATCGCCACTGCTGACAGGCTTGGTGTATCCATGGTGTTCACCGGGATGAGGCATTTCCTGCATTGA
- a CDS encoding DUF2073 domain-containing protein, giving the protein MQGFQMDLVSEHRLAEMTPVEKVRFIIDEVKEGKILVLEKGLSPEEEASLIEMTMTLIEPDGFSGIEMESYPGEVDTSIFGRLLKKNTLKTRMTVIGPADQLKTLRKDRNMISALISTQK; this is encoded by the coding sequence ATGCAGGGTTTTCAGATGGATTTGGTCTCAGAGCACAGGCTCGCTGAAATGACCCCTGTGGAAAAGGTCAGGTTCATTATCGATGAGGTGAAGGAGGGTAAGATTCTTGTCCTTGAAAAGGGTTTAAGCCCGGAGGAGGAAGCAAGTCTCATTGAGATGACCATGACACTTATCGAACCTGACGGTTTTTCCGGTATAGAGATGGAAAGTTATCCCGGTGAAGTGGATACGTCAATTTTCGGAAGGCTCTTAAAGAAGAACACCCTCAAGACAAGAATGACGGTGATCGGGCCTGCGGACCAGTTGAAGACTCTCAGGAAGGACCGCAATATGATAAGTGCTCTCATCTCGACACAGAAGTGA
- a CDS encoding hydroxymethylglutaryl-CoA synthase has protein sequence MSVGIVSYGAYIPRYRIKLDDIAKVWGDDAEILKSGLMVFEKSFPDVDEDTATIAVEAARSAVRRAGIDAQRIGAVYTGSESHPYAVKPTSTIVAEAVCATPVLTAADFEFACKAGTAAVQTCMGLVASGMIDLGMAIGSDVAQGAPGDALEYTAAAGGVAFIIGSKKSEITAVIEDTYSFTTDTPDFWRREGMPYPEHGGRFTGEPGYFKHVTNAAKGLMEKMNTKPEDYDFAVFHQPNGKFPSRAASMLGFSKEQIKPGLVVPRLGNTYSGSCMMGIAATLDQAKPGDRIFATAFGSGAGADAFSITVTDRIEEIRNNAPKVEELLANPVYADYAKYARHKGKIKLA, from the coding sequence ATGAGCGTAGGGATAGTCTCATATGGTGCCTATATCCCCCGGTATAGGATAAAATTAGACGACATCGCCAAAGTATGGGGAGACGATGCGGAAATATTAAAGTCAGGATTAATGGTCTTCGAAAAATCATTTCCCGATGTGGATGAGGATACAGCCACCATCGCAGTGGAAGCTGCAAGGTCGGCAGTCAGGAGGGCAGGCATAGATGCGCAGAGAATAGGTGCTGTGTACACAGGCTCAGAGAGCCATCCCTACGCTGTGAAACCCACAAGTACGATAGTTGCAGAGGCTGTATGTGCCACACCTGTGCTGACTGCGGCGGATTTTGAGTTCGCATGCAAGGCAGGCACAGCCGCAGTCCAGACATGCATGGGCCTTGTTGCCTCGGGCATGATAGACCTCGGCATGGCAATAGGCTCGGATGTGGCCCAGGGAGCTCCCGGAGACGCGCTCGAATATACTGCAGCTGCAGGCGGTGTAGCCTTTATCATAGGAAGCAAGAAATCAGAGATCACAGCAGTCATTGAAGATACTTATTCCTTCACAACCGACACCCCTGACTTCTGGAGGCGTGAGGGCATGCCATACCCGGAACACGGAGGACGCTTCACAGGTGAGCCCGGATACTTCAAGCATGTGACCAACGCAGCAAAAGGGCTCATGGAAAAAATGAATACTAAGCCTGAAGATTATGATTTTGCCGTATTCCACCAGCCGAACGGGAAGTTCCCGTCACGTGCAGCCTCAATGCTGGGATTCAGCAAGGAGCAGATAAAGCCCGGACTTGTCGTCCCGAGGCTCGGTAACACCTACTCGGGCTCCTGTATGATGGGAATCGCAGCAACCCTGGACCAGGCAAAGCCCGGTGACCGTATATTTGCAACCGCCTTCGGATCAGGTGCAGGTGCTGACGCGTTCAGCATAACAGTTACCGACAGGATAGAAGAGATACGCAACAATGCACCCAAAGTAGAGGAACTTCTTGCAAACCCGGTATATGCGGATTATGCAAAGTATGCAAGGCACAAAGGAAAAATAAAGTTGGCTTGA
- a CDS encoding UbiA family prenyltransferase gives MSSNSTIKLPGFAFRKYEQNNILFSPSLLATFSLLRSSVLVSISGALRIYIAYLLIQAQHIVLHCIAGGLIIYSVYTLDRAMDCEEDAVNRTELKGASKKFTLFICLVCFVVGAAILARAGMITIAFLPLVTGYLYTKGLKLGKLRLKLKGGMGIKNTVVGLTWGAFIAGIAGHSEQASLATLIVFLFFGMKLFVNSTIYDFKDLRGDMLAGINTLPVSLGESRTRALLFCMHLVSHAILLLFLLKGIIGFEPVILFYSLLAGIVSIHNFTYPVDIESSERRAKRLFVVDGESSSIVGLRTIGSMLA, from the coding sequence ATGAGTTCTAACAGTACAATAAAATTACCAGGATTTGCATTCAGGAAGTACGAACAAAACAATATTCTCTTCAGCCCCAGCTTATTGGCAACCTTCAGTCTGCTGAGAAGTTCGGTACTTGTATCGATTTCAGGCGCGTTGCGCATATACATTGCCTATCTCCTAATACAGGCACAACATATCGTTCTACATTGCATCGCCGGGGGCTTGATAATATACTCGGTCTACACCCTGGACAGGGCAATGGATTGTGAGGAAGATGCCGTCAACAGGACAGAACTAAAAGGTGCTTCTAAAAAGTTTACGCTCTTCATATGCCTGGTGTGTTTTGTTGTGGGGGCAGCGATCCTTGCCAGGGCAGGAATGATCACTATCGCTTTTCTTCCGCTTGTGACCGGCTACCTGTATACTAAAGGACTTAAACTGGGAAAGCTCAGGCTTAAGCTCAAGGGCGGCATGGGAATAAAGAACACTGTAGTGGGACTTACGTGGGGAGCATTCATAGCCGGGATCGCGGGTCATAGCGAGCAGGCCTCTCTTGCCACTTTGATAGTATTCCTCTTCTTCGGCATGAAACTCTTTGTCAATTCCACCATCTATGATTTTAAAGATCTCAGGGGCGACATGCTTGCAGGGATAAACACACTCCCGGTAAGCCTTGGAGAAAGCAGGACCAGAGCATTACTATTCTGCATGCACCTGGTATCACATGCTATACTGCTGCTTTTCCTGCTGAAAGGGATAATAGGCTTTGAGCCGGTCATACTGTTCTATAGCCTCCTTGCAGGAATTGTGAGCATCCACAATTTTACATATCCCGTGGATATAGAGAGCAGTGAGCGAAGAGCAAAACGCCTGTTCGTGGTGGACGGGGAATCAAGCTCCATAGTAGGCCTCAGAACCATCGGCAGCATGCTGGCATGA
- a CDS encoding helix-turn-helix domain-containing protein gives MKEEESHGIIRQRLAEKMAGEITLSEKPGEALKKWRLNFEIAQTDLSGYLGVSPSVISDYESGRRKSPGTLIVSRIVEALLEIDAQRGGQKIHAYEGMLFTEKTSKAIYATYEYTFPIQVAKLASLIEADIVHKGVEKPLYGFTVVDSRKAILELSSHEFQKLYGWSTERAMVFTKVTTGKSPMVAIRVTNLKPGAVVMHGLRGSEVHMMAKKMAEIDRIPLLATTMDIDEMVAALKKYSEYHVME, from the coding sequence ATGAAGGAAGAGGAATCGCATGGAATAATCCGCCAGCGTCTGGCAGAAAAGATGGCAGGCGAGATCACCTTGTCCGAAAAACCTGGTGAGGCATTAAAGAAATGGCGGTTAAACTTCGAGATTGCCCAAACAGACCTGTCCGGCTATCTGGGAGTATCACCTTCGGTTATCAGCGATTATGAGAGCGGCAGGAGGAAATCCCCGGGCACTCTCATAGTGAGCAGGATAGTCGAAGCTCTGCTTGAGATAGACGCGCAGCGGGGAGGGCAGAAGATTCATGCTTATGAGGGGATGCTTTTTACAGAGAAGACATCAAAGGCCATTTATGCCACATACGAGTACACTTTTCCAATTCAGGTGGCAAAGCTTGCAAGCCTTATAGAAGCCGATATAGTACACAAGGGTGTTGAGAAACCTTTGTACGGATTCACTGTGGTTGACAGCAGAAAAGCCATTCTGGAACTTTCCTCTCATGAGTTCCAGAAGCTATATGGATGGAGCACGGAGCGGGCAATGGTCTTTACCAAGGTGACCACCGGTAAATCGCCGATGGTGGCCATCAGGGTCACCAACCTTAAGCCTGGTGCCGTGGTCATGCACGGCCTTCGCGGAAGCGAGGTGCATATGATGGCGAAGAAAATGGCCGAGATAGACAGGATTCCCCTTCTTGCAACGACGATGGATATTGACGAAATGGTAGCGGCGCTGAAGAAATACAGCGAGTACCACGTTATGGAATAA
- a CDS encoding Era-like GTP-binding protein, which produces MGVIRKIKRNFADLFKKLFKKQNARIGIYGPPNAGKTTLANRILRDWTGDAMGSVSHIAHETRRARRREGVTIKTNGGSITLDIIDTPGLATKIDFHEFMEQGLDENESKRRAKEATEGVIEAVKWLDNLDGVILVMDATEDPFTQVNVTVIGNMEARSLPLLIVANKVDLPEASPSTIRDAFPQHPMVSISALEGKNIDTLYEEIAKRFG; this is translated from the coding sequence ATGGGCGTAATAAGAAAAATAAAAAGGAATTTTGCAGACCTCTTTAAGAAGCTGTTCAAAAAACAGAACGCGCGTATTGGTATATACGGACCCCCGAATGCCGGTAAAACCACCCTTGCAAACAGGATTCTCAGGGACTGGACAGGAGATGCTATGGGTTCTGTATCACATATCGCCCACGAGACAAGACGTGCAAGGCGCAGGGAGGGTGTGACCATAAAAACCAACGGAGGTTCTATCACCCTTGATATCATCGACACTCCGGGACTTGCCACAAAGATAGACTTCCACGAGTTCATGGAACAGGGTCTGGACGAGAACGAGTCCAAAAGGCGTGCAAAAGAGGCTACTGAAGGTGTGATCGAGGCTGTCAAGTGGCTCGATAACCTTGATGGTGTGATCCTTGTGATGGATGCGACAGAAGACCCCTTCACGCAGGTCAATGTAACAGTTATAGGCAACATGGAAGCCCGTAGTCTTCCTCTCCTTATAGTAGCTAATAAAGTGGACCTGCCTGAAGCCTCCCCCTCGACGATCAGGGATGCCTTCCCGCAGCACCCAATGGTGTCCATATCTGCCCTGGAAGGTAAGAACATAGATACTTTATACGAAGAGATCGCAAAGAGGTTTGGGTGA